The nucleotide window ATTTGGAGTGGCAGAAAGGAAATTGTGAATGTAGAATCTAGAGGCagcttttataaataaatacatattcTATTCCTTGCTTCTATATGGAGAATTGGAGATAGATTCTTGATTCTTAGAGCGCATAACAAGTAATATAATAATACagtatataaataattgaaGATCCATGTCTCAATTAACAAGATTGCATGTTACAATAATGGCATCATCTTTGCAAATCCCTTATGCATTAGGAATATCttcaaacaacaacaacaaaatcatGAAATTCACACCACCATTATTATTACACATAAAAGCCAGACCCACATTAACAACATTATTAATGGGACAATGCAGgatgaagaataataataattattatgaaaaagaGAAGTGCTACATTGCATGGTGCATTCACGATGATGGATCAAATAAAGGTTTattagatgatgatgattatgatgaagatgaagatcgTTCTCCACGTTCACTAGTGCTACATTTCTATAAGGCCTTGGAAGAAAAAAACATTGAAAGAATGAAGCAATTGCTTTCACCCAAACATTGTTCTTATCATGATTTCCTCTTCTACGGTCCCTATGAAGGAAAACAGGTTTATTTCAACTTTTGCTTTCTCTCTATCTAGTAGTCAAAGTCAAAATAATTAAGTAAGTAATAATGAAATTTGTGACACTAAATTAAATGATATAGAAGTAATATTTTTGCAGAATGTGCTCAACTTTTTGGAGAGTGCCATGGATGCATTGGGTGAAAGTGTTAAAATTAAGCTAGAAATTGTTGATGAGGATCAGAGAAATTATTCTTCAGTCAATGTTTACTGGCACCTAGGTATGTATTTAACTCCATACACAGCATATTAAGAGATAAATGATTTACCACTTAAGCTAATACCTTAGTTGCGAcagaaattataattaattaaatagagagaattctttaatttattgagtcaaaatacaaaaataaaaaaaaattctatagaAATTCTTAAGATTTTTTGTCAACTCCAaccatcattttttattttttcatctcTAAATTCAATTAAACATATAACCTTggtttctttttatatttttggttaATACTTGGGTTAATTTTTTGTGAGAATACTTGGGTTTGTTTCGTAGTTCCATTTAATAATATCTCGATATACAAGAGAAAACAGCCCAAtatttaacatatattctttTTTGGGAAGAGTTCTCCATTTTGTTTATGTCAAATGTTCAATATGCATTTTGAGTTTGACTggttatgaaaatttaaaaactgaAAATTCGATCTCACTGAAAAACGGCTTATCAATGAGATACAAgatcaaataaaaacaaaaaaggcaaaaaaaagaaaaaaaaaagagaaggtctATATATATTGATTAGATCCATAATTTGTTTTCTAGTCAATGAAATTCTgttaatgattaaaaaaaaatatttatgtatagGGACTCTTAGTGTTATTTTCTCCTGCTATATTAAAATGGTCCACTATCCATTAATTTGTCATAGGAATAGAGTATAAAACTCgataaaatgatatttgagaaaaacaaaaatcatatGTGGTTAAAGAATATTTCCCCCATGCATTTCTGTGCAGAGTGGCAAGGGAAGAAGATACCCTTCACAAGTGGATTCAGAATCTTTACGTttgaagaagttgaaggaagatTGTTTATTAGGTAGTACTATTTCTCCATTAAAGTTagattttttagtaattttgtataaatttttaacaaactacttgttttagaatttaattttgatgcacagtcaatataaaataattttacacgtGTATTTAGTTACGTAACATcacatgaataaaaataattattttttatattaattacgtgaataatcatataaaaaaatagatatgatTACacaattgtataaaatattttgcacgtatcaaaattaaactctatgttttattaataaaattttattttcattgcagCCAGATAACCGGCTTGGAGGAACTTCCTTTAAAACCTGGGGACCTAGTACTGGTATGCATGTACAGAAATGCTtggtgtatattaaaattagtcgttaaattaattattgtttatttaaatatattaaatatattatttatatattgatttaaattttttaactgattaatgattaaaaattgATATATGAATCGATTATTTGGGCACTGATCATATCTCTGTATGTGTAGAAATTGATAAAGTCAATCCGTACGGTCTTTGATAATTATCCACTAATTGGGGAAGGTATATATGTcccataataattaaataattaattattagctGGCGTGACATATATTTGTAACTaaaccaaattttaatttggtgTGTTTGGAACAGGAATTCTTGACTCCCATGCCTCACAAGATAGTAGGAATACCCAACAGAGAAAGGATCCTTTTGATATTTTTGGACAGAAGAATTGAAATGTTTGAGTATCTCCAATGGCTTCCCACAAATTAAAGTGAATGAAGGACGTGCagttatgtattatttatttgctacttataaaatttgatgagtcaatatcaaataattaatgACTGGTGGATTTGTATTTTATGCCAGCCACAAGAAATAGACTTGGCATTGGTGGATTTCATCTATGTTGTTGTAAAGAGTTTTTCAATATCAACCTAATTACGAGGAATGGTCAAATTCatccttaaaaaattatttattttttaaattaatttaaaaaaaattaatcgaatttgttcttcaaaaattttaatttaatttagttcttttgttttttttttagttgatcatattaaaatttattaatgtgATACATTAACTGATACTACAACACACAtagaaattttaattgattattagtataataagtttataaaattagatcaaataaaAACTTAACTGAAAGGAGAACTTGAGGCATTGGGATTCCTCAATTTGAAATTAATTGATCTAATtccataaatttattatgttagtCGCAACTATTAGGTGTATGTTGTGATGTCACTCACTTAACGTATCATGTCAACAAATTTTAATGCCATTAGCAATGGAAATGACAGAAAAACTAAAATGATGACtaacttaaaatatttgaagaacaaatttaattaaaaaaattgtttgatgacttatttaaagaataagtaatttttagagactaatttgactatttacTCCCCATTAGTAATTCAATTAATTTATCCATACAAGTATGTTATTTTTAGAATAGATGACAAagttttaaataagaaaaaacagTTGAATGTGATGGACGTAGCACATACATTAATAATGATATGTAGTGAGTGGTAGGAGAGAAAAATAGCAATAATGTGACGCTAGGGGAAGGTTGATATCAAAGAGAGGTGATTCCGTTTGTGAATTCCCTGAAAAGAATAGAGAAAGTGATGGAAGATAGTTAGAAGGAGATGGGGTAGTCTTTAGTTTTATAATCTAACCACAAACATACATTCATTATATATATCTGGCCATAACCATATCCAATGTTGGTGTGCGTCACATCCACGTGCTATGATGCTAACTCATGCATCACATTACACACTATCGTACCGTACCGTCTCATCGCCTTCAATCATATATCATAATTTGATTATAAGTCTTTAATATGGTTAATTGTGAACTAACAAATATTAGATTCCGGATGAAAATTGTTCCTATCTCTTCATATCTGCTCTAGTCCACCTAAACAATCTGTGTAAAACGAGTATCAattctaaaatatataatttattatatctgATCTGATTTGAAGAGCGCATTAGTAGCTAGCTCCACACTTACGAGAGGGTTCCGCGTATTAATCTTCTACTAGACAAATGACCATGCCACCGAGGGCCGTAATAATTTGATTTATACCCTAAACtacttataaatataaaatacctcTTCGCGTAATATTTTTAATCGAGTTAATACTTAAAATCGTTCCTGAAAGATACTTGATTTCCATCTTGGTcatcaaaagataaaattaatcaaaatcgtCTCCGAAAGATACACAACTTGGTCACGTTAGTCTTTCCGTCAGTTGGATGATGACGTGGTGGATTGATGCCACGTGTCACGAGATGATTGGTTGACGTATCAGATCAGTGACACGTGGGACACCAGGTATCAGTCAATGACAGTgtcacttgacatgtaaaaaagttatttttaatcaaaatagtTATTGAAAGTTcagacgtaagtcattttcatttctaaaattttaaaaattaatcaaattagtccttatataatttttttattttttcttgataatattaaatttgaaatattttttgatactactaattttaatagaaatgtaattgataaacaaaaaaattgtaattgtatctttttttcttaaaaattttgtcaataaaattatctctctcctttaattcttctcaaaatctctcttattcttttctattctaaaacatttttcttacaTTATCACATTTTTCTGGAgtatatatactcaaaattgaAATGTATGTATTTGTTAACCTAAAGAAAGttatatgctcaaaatcaaagtttatgtattaaaagaaaaattatataatctatCCCAAACATATgaaacacacaaaaatttatgtattaaaagaaaaattatataatctatctcaaacatataaaacacacaaaaatttatCATGATAGATTATATGTGTGTTTCATATGTTTCATAtgataaattacataaatttttgtgtgtttcatatgtttgagatagattatataattttttttaatatataaattttgattttgagtatataactttgtttaggttaacaaatacatacatttcaattttgagtatatatatattctagtAAAATGTGATAATGTAAGaaaaaggttttagaaaagaataagagagattttgaaaagaattaaaggagagagataattttattgacaaaatttttaagaagaaaagataccattactaattttttgtttgtcagttacatttctattaaaattaatagtatcagaaaatatttcaaatttaatattatcaagaaaaaattaaaaaaattatataaggactaatctgattattttttaaaattttagggatgaaaatgacttacgtctgaatttttaaggactattttgattaaaaataacttttttacatcTCAAGTGACACGTAGCACGTGGcgtgccacgtgtcactgatCTGACACGTCAACCAATTATCTCGCGACACGTGACATCAACCCACCACGTCATCATCCAACCGACGGAAGGACTAACGCGACCAAATCGTGTATTTTTCGGGGGCGATTtcgattaattttatctttcgaAAACTAAAATAGAGATCAGAATATATTTCAGAGATGATTTTGAAtattaactcatttttaatcTAAGTGATTTATACCCTATTTATAAACGTGTTGATTTTGTTATTAGTCTCTTGTAAGTACTTAATATAATTGTCATTCACATGCAGAGACTCTGGACCACTCTCACTCCAAGTTCATTTCTAGAGTAAAacttcaaaacaaaaatataagaaaaaaaataataaatagaccTTTGACCTTTTAATTAGTAaacatttaagtttttaaaaatttaaaaggattTTGTTAGatagataatattttttgtaaataatgtgaataataggTTTTAAAATTGACCCAATAAAGTAAAAACACACTACACCCTAAATTACTcacctaaattttaatattaggatAATCATCTGCATACttagtgaattgaacatccaatatatccattgttcacattgtttaatattttcattgtctacctatactttttcaattaaaaaatatatttaagtttctaatctttttaaaattagatacATTCATTTATACTGTTCACTTGAGTTTATCATACCAAACCTTAAAAATTAACTATGATGACTCTCattaacttatatatatatatacaaaaaagttAGAGAAGACATAAATAAAAGattgtaataataattgaatTGTTACTGTTTTTTAAGAatattaatagtatttttaattaggttaaaATTTACATACAGTTAtcttcatataaaattattagttaaaaattattaaataaaaataattattatttaataactcttaattattaaattcacataaaaataattacaaatagAATTTTTACCTTCCAATAAAAGTCGAATGCCATATTTCCTTGATTGTTTACATGTACATGAAAACCCATAAGATGATAGTCATAGATACATTATTGTTGAGGATGGACGCACCTCCGTCCCTTGTTTAGGACTTTAGTATATATGTTACTTGGGGTTACCCTTGAGACCCTATCTTTGATGGTGGTGCACACAACCATCACATGGAAGTTAATTTGTGCTTCAAAATCTTATAGTTTAATTTGAGTGTACACTTCATCAGTTTTACTGAAATCACTCACACGttcatatataaaatttgattaagtTGAGATTGTGAGATTGAACGCCAAAAATCACAATCAAGTAGTTATGTACTACTCTCAAGTAAGATATGCTTTATTTATGACTATACACACTTTTACATTTACTGCCACATGGTTGGTTCAAGACTTTAAGCGCAGATTCACTTAATGAAATGAATACGTGATTAAATTGACCATACTCTATAGTCTACTGTGTTACGGAATGTTTAGCTATCTATATaggaaccttttttttttcttttgtatacATACCCCTCGAGTATTCTCTCAATAACGAATTCTAATACAACATTAACGGCATTCTCAAAATTCAAGTACTAATTAACTATAGACAAGGTTATATGATATGAGTAAGCCACTTggctttatttttgttttttctctttaGCAACCTGTGTATGTGAATCCGTGATGCACCTTTTTTTGGGACTAAAAAGTAAGGGTTTAAGTTATCGAATCGGACCGAAAAATACCgcaaaatcaaaccaaaaattataacaactgactaaaaatcgaaaaaaattggtttttttttttcaaatcaaaccaaTCGGTTCGGTTCGATTTTCGATTGGTTTGATAATAACCGAACCGAAAAAGATTCTGCCTCGGGATTCTTTTTACTGATTTATTCTTACTGATTTAACCtaggaataaaatcctaaacACTGAATACCCTCACAGTCTCACTCTCTTTTCCTTTCACTCGCACGGCACAGTCACCCACTCACCTTCAGTGCTCACTCCTTACACAGACACGAGATACCCACTTACCCACAGGCCACAGCTCACTTCCATCTTCCATTCTTCCTCCTCCATGCGGCCATGCCTGAGAGAATGAGAGCCTGAGAGAGCCAGAGAGCCAGAGAGCGTCGTCCATTCATCTCTGTCACAGGCTCTCAGGCGTAGCAAACAGCAGCGCTGTCGTGTATGTAGCCAGCAGCATCGTTCAGTTCGCGTCCTTGTGCAGTCCTGATCGCGTCCTCGTGCAGTCCTGAGTCCATGCCGTCGTCCAGTCATAAGTTGTTGGAACAAACCCTAAGTCGTGGCAAAAAAACCCTAAGCGGAGCAGCACTCCAGTCACCGATCAGCATTCTGGTCGCCGAACCCTCTCCTGCAAAAAGTACCTGAACAATGTTTTCTTCGGAGGTTAGAAtctgattttcaaatttttataattgattaaagACACATATATTAGTTAAATTCACAAATCATTATATTGCCATagtatatcaaatttaatttgccTCTGATTGTTGTTGCTAGTCTCTTCTTAATTAATAAGATgagtttgatttttaatttttatctctgAGAACTATTACTGGTTTGTGCttaattaggaagacaagttTGATTAAAATTATTGTCTCTAATTGTTGTTGCTAGTTTGTGCTTAATTAGAAAGATGAGTTTGATTGAAATTTTTTCTGCAgaatttttattgttgttgcttaattattattcttgcttTTTATCTTGTTTATCAAACCATGGTCTCTGTTTtatccaataaaaaattaacaattttctTAGTTTCTACTAAACAGCTTTAATTATTTGGTTAATTTGTTCGCTAACATGGTGTCTAAGTGGTTATAGGAGTTCATATTTATTGCTCCTATTTTTTACAAAGAGTGTGTCTGGTAGTTTGCTTGTGACTTCTTCTCAATATTTTCATAAGTTTTGTAAGATCTTGCGAGTGTTCAAGACTTCTTGTGGTAGTCGAAATCCATTACTTGGGAGTATGACTGAGAGGATGAAGCTTAAGTATAACAAGTACTGTggtaacataaaaaatatcaatatgaTGATTTTTGTTGCTGTGGTTCTTGATCCTAGATACAAGTTGAAGTTTGTGAATTTTAGCTTTGAAAAGTTATATGATAAGGATGATGCTCTGATTTTTTGGGTGCAAAAGTGAAAGATATATTCTCCAAGATGTTTGAATGTTATGTGAATGCAAATAATGGGGGTAGATCTTTTACTTCAGCAACAATGGATGGTGCATCAGATGTAAGAGTACCTGATGGCGATATGACTGGTGATTTTTTCAAGGAGGTGCATTTTTATGAGATCATCAACAAGAATAAGGTGGATTTGTATTTGATGGATGGTTTAGAGAAGCCTCGTGATCAAAGTACTTTTGACATATTGAATTGGTGGAAGGTAAATTTTAGCAAGTATCCTATCTTATCCCAAATAGCTAGAGATGTCTTAGCAATGCCGGTCTCGACTGTTGCTTCAGAATCAGCTTTTAGCATTGGTGCAAGAGTGTTTAACAACTATAGGAGTTCTTTAACTCCAAAGACAGTTGAGGCATTGATATGCACACAAAATTGGCTTCGTGCTTCTCCAATGACAACTGATTTTGAGGAGCTTATTGAAGAGTTTGAGAAACTTGAATTAGGTATGCAAAAAAGAAATTTGTAGTTCCTTTCATggtttatgtttataatttataatctatattatgttcataatctatatttttttgttttatttttgtagaaattgCACCAACcggagaagatgatgatgagtcTGGTATGGATTCAGATTAAGCATGGTGGCTGTTtggattttatttgttttaaagtGACTATTTCGGTTTAAAgtgtgtttatttttgttgttttgctagacatttttaattgtctttgttttatgtttaattaggttgaatttgtattgaatttggatGTGATATACTCTTGTTATTCTAGTTTATTGAAGGTTTTAAACTTCATTTTATGGTAATTTAAATTCTGATTATTAGGtgtaaaaaaatcgaaaaaaccgACTGAACCAAACTGCTATTGGTTCAATTCGATTCGGTTCGATTGTTTAAACAACAGCCAACCGAATGGTTGGTATCATTGTAGAACCGATCAGGTTGGTTCGATTGGTTTTTGGTCCAAAACCAAACCGATTACACCCCTACTAAAAAGGCATACATGTATGaaacatatttatttattcttttttggactgaaaagaaaaagacaagtAAGGATTTAACTATGGACATAATTCTGATGTCAAACTTCAAATTATTTGAGTAAAATTTTACTTCAGTCTTTATCCATTTCATGTGGTCTCTAACTACTATTTCTGTCAGATTTTTTATTTCCTCCGTTAATATTTTCATTCAGAATTAACGAATTTTACTTACGTAAACTGTTAAGTCAACACGTGTCAGACAACAATTTAAAAGAACAAATCACCTCCTGTACAATCAGCAAAACGTTATTATTTTGGAGAGTTCAAGAAcactttacttctttttcttccttttattGTTCAATTATAACTCAATGCCATACCTCTTTTCTCCTCTCCTTCTCTTCACGAACCAGATCACTACCAAACCAACTCTCTTTCCTCTCCGTCTCTTCTTCACCATTTTCGACCACCATCATTACCAACATCCACGGCACCACCATTCTCTGTTCTCACTGCACAACTCTACTAccatctcctccttcttcttattcttcttcttcaattgagTAATTTTATctgtttaaatatttaaatttaatttatgataTGCTCTTATGAGTTgtctttttttgaattttgatgattgaatatAAATATCTACTTAAAGTATCAATTTTTATGTGAAAGAGTGATTTGGTGATTATAGAGTGTGTCAGTATTTTAATTGGTGTATGGATAATATTTGCAGTCAACTAATTGTTGGTCCATAAAAATTTACTGTCTTTGTTTAATGTAAAATTTTCTGTTTGGAATGcgaatttagaatttagtgtAAAGCTAAATAGAGACAGAGGCGAGCTAGATATGAAGGATTGTGTTTGTGAGgataaggagaagaaaaaagaagagagggtAGCTGTGGTGACACTGTGGTTGTCAGCAATGAACAGAGAAGTAAAGAAAGAGATATaactttgtgattttggtttggTTAAAAGAAGAATCATCATGGTAGTGAAACGATGCAGCGAAAACAGAGAATGatagttgatgatgatgatgatggtggtcgAAAATGGTGGAGAGGAGAAGGAGATAATGCAGAGAATGGTGGTGgatgttgatgatgatagtGACCAAAAATAGTGGATAGGAGAAGGAGAGAAGGAAGTTGGTCTAGTGGTGTTATGGTTCGtgaagaggaagagaagagaaaagagaagaagaaaatcgAGGAGCAATTTGTCCCTTTAAATTGTTGCTTGACACATGTTAATTTAACAATTTACGTAAGTAAGATCCATTAGTTCTGAACGGAGACATTAACAGAGGGCGGAAGGTTTGACGTAGTTAGTGGTTAGGGGCCACAGTGTCATTTTCTAATTGATAAGGGGCAAAATAGAGTTCCTAAATTGGTTAAGGACTGCGGTGGGATTTTACTctagaaattttaaatataataaaaaaatggacAGTAAGTGGaattaatattcaatttgaTCTATGAATTTACACGCGAACCTCAATTTAGTTCTTACAGTTTCAATTGCCTCTTTAGTCTCCAAACTTTGTAAACGTGACTCATATTAGTCCCTGAATTATTTTGCGGCACAAAAACGTTAATAAAGTGCTGATATGGACAACCAAATGTCATGCTAGAACTTGTAAAACAATGCCGTTTTGATTTTGACACTCAAATAGCACAAAAACGACACCAAATCACTTGCTTTGGAAGgaaaaatttcaataaacacCACTTATGATATTTTTTGGACTATTTGAGTCTCAAAACAAAAATGATGTCGTTTTACAGAATTCAACGTGTCATTTCAATGTTCTGTTAAGGTGTGTGCGTAAAAAATTATCTCACAGACTAACATGAGTTATATTCACATTTAGAGACTaaataaagacaaataaaattatctccaactttattttgaatttaaaatcgtTCCCAACGTTTCATTTGATATTAAAATtgtcatttttaataatttttaattttattactaaattatccttaatataaaacattataaaaaaaaggaaagaacgCGAGGGAAGGGGGAGAAAGGAAGAGGGGGAAGGGGGAAGGGAAGAAG belongs to Arachis duranensis cultivar V14167 chromosome 8, aradu.V14167.gnm2.J7QH, whole genome shotgun sequence and includes:
- the LOC107460578 gene encoding uncharacterized protein LOC107460578 is translated as MASSLQIPYALGISSNNNNKIMKFTPPLLLHIKARPTLTTLLMGQCRMKNNNNYYEKEKCYIAWCIHDDGSNKGLLDDDDYDEDEDRSPRSLVLHFYKALEEKNIERMKQLLSPKHCSYHDFLFYGPYEGKQNVLNFLESAMDALGESVKIKLEIVDEDQRNYSSVNVYWHLEWQGKKIPFTSGFRIFTFEEVEGRLFISQITGLEELPLKPGDLVLKLIKSIRTVFDNYPLIGEGILDSHASQDSRNTQQRKDPFDIFGQKN